A window of the Hordeum vulgare subsp. vulgare chromosome 5H, MorexV3_pseudomolecules_assembly, whole genome shotgun sequence genome harbors these coding sequences:
- the LOC123397777 gene encoding phospholipase A1-Igamma1, chloroplastic-like, with the protein MSMAGGRLPAVFKRLLQFTGISVAIAVAVKPLTTSSLPPPVDPHAKAKLARGDGWDAALLEPLNAGLRGEILRYGDLAQATYDAFDNRYWSRNCGTCLHGLRRMLPALGLAGHGYVATAFIYATCDVDIPRWLMARLHADAWDDHANWAGYVAVAGAEEASRVGHRDVVVVWRGTMAAEEWFMNLRTSFVPFDTAAGDGAMVAEGFHTLYTSSNAGDSYGARSARDQVADELKRLVEHFGKRGEEVRVTFTGHSLGGALALLSARDAAAAHPGVPVRAVTFSAPRVGNRAFSDGLTSRNVSVLRVVVMTDLVPLLPRTALEASVAGVVGGLWALAGLRQASAYVHVGHELALNVSKSPHIKDSPDRVGSHNLELCLHLLDGHETAAGAFRQDGAPRRDVALVNKRSAMLHDKEGIPEEWSQMANKGLERDGSGRLVVPERELDDMPMADDVLPVSELD; encoded by the coding sequence ATGTCGATGGCCGGTGGTCGCCTGCCCGCCGTCTTCAAGCGCCTCCTCCAGTTCACTGGCATCTCTGTTGCCATAGCTGTTGCCGTGAAGCCCCTGACGACGTCGTCGCTGCCGCCTCCGGTCGACCCGCACGCTAAGGCTAAGCTCGCCCGTGGCGACGGGTGGGATGCGGCACTCCTCGAGCCGCTCAACGCCGGCCTCCGCGGGGAGATACTCAGGTACGGCGACCTCGCGCAGGCCACCTACGACGCCTTCGACAACCGTTATTGGTCCCGGAACTGCGGCACCTGCCTCCACGGCCTCCGTCGCATGCTCCCGGCGCTCGGGCTCGCCGGCCACGGGTACGTCGCCACCGCGTTCATCTACGCGACCTGCGACGTCGATATCCCCCGGTGGCTCATGGCGCGGCTCCACGCTGACGCCTGGGACGACCACGCCAACTGGGCCGGGTACGTCGCGGTCGCCGGGGCGGAGGAGGCCAGCCGCGTCGGTCACCGGGACGTCGTCGTCGTGTGGCGCGGCACGATGGCGGCGGAGGAGTGGTTCATGAACCTGAGGACGAGCTTCGTGCCGTTCGACACCGCCGCCGGCGACGGCGCCATGGTGGCCGAGGGCTTCCACACCTTGTACACGTCCAGCAACGCCGGGGACAGCTACGGCGCGCGCAGTGCCCGTGACCAGGTCGCCGACGAGCTCAAGCGGCTGGTGGAGCACTTCGGGAAGCGCGGCGAGGAGGTCCGCGTCACCTTCACGGGGCACAGCCTCGGCGGCGCGCTGGCCCTGCTCTCGGCCAGGGACGCCGCGGCGGCGCACCCGGGCGTCCCCGTCCGCGCCGTGACCTTCTCCGCGCCGCGCGTCGGCAACAGGGCCTTCTCCGACGGCCTCACATCGCGCAACGTCAGCGTCCTGCGCGTCGTCGTCATGACCGACCTCGTGCCGCTCCTCCCCCGGACGGCGCTCGAGGCCTCCGTCGCCGGAGTGGTGGGTGGCCTGTGGGCGCTGGCCGGCCTCCGGCAGGCGTCCGCGTACGTGCACGTCGGCCACGAGCTCGCGCTGAACGTCTCCAAGTCGCCGCACATAAAGGACTCTCCCGACCGGGTGGGATCTCATAACCTGGAGCTGTGCTTGCACCTGCTCGACGGCCATGAGACCGCCGCCGGCGCGTTCCGGCAGGACGGTGCGCCGCGGCGAGACGTGGCGCTGGTGAACAAGCGATCCGCGATGCTGCACGACAAGGAGGGCATTCCGGAGGAGTGGAGCCAGATGGCGAACAAGGGGCTCGAGCGTGACGGGTCCGGCCGGTTGGTGGTGCCGGAGCGGGAGCTCGACGACATGCCGATGGCGGACGACGTGCTGCCGGTGTCGGAGCTGGACTAA